From the genome of Paracoccus seriniphilus, one region includes:
- a CDS encoding DnaJ C-terminal domain-containing protein — MAGDPYAALGLTKSATDAEIKKAYRKIAKEDHPDLNPDPAANERFKAAASAYDLLKDPEQRRRYDAGEIDSQGQENQQRRYYREHAEAAGNPYAQSYGFEGDPDLSDVFADLFGRRGGAGAGFGARAGGYDMRGQDYRFNLEIDFLTAAKGGKTRITLPEGGTLEVAIPEGVRDGQTIRLRGKGGKGMGKGAAGDAYLTVSVAPHPQFGRDGNDILVTLPISIDEAVLGGKVPVPTIDGPVNLSIPKGATTGQKLRLRGRGIKGGDQHVELKIVMPPKIDDALAEFMANWRKDHAYDPRKGA, encoded by the coding sequence ATGGCAGGTGATCCGTATGCGGCGTTGGGGCTGACGAAATCGGCCACCGACGCCGAGATCAAGAAAGCCTATCGAAAGATTGCCAAGGAAGACCACCCGGATCTCAACCCGGATCCGGCGGCGAACGAACGCTTCAAGGCTGCTGCCTCGGCCTATGACCTGTTGAAGGATCCCGAGCAGCGCCGCCGCTATGATGCGGGCGAAATCGACAGTCAGGGTCAGGAGAACCAGCAGCGGCGCTACTATCGCGAACATGCCGAGGCCGCCGGGAATCCCTATGCGCAAAGCTATGGATTCGAAGGCGATCCCGACCTGTCGGATGTCTTTGCCGATCTCTTCGGACGTCGTGGCGGTGCCGGTGCCGGATTCGGTGCGCGGGCGGGCGGCTATGACATGCGCGGGCAGGATTACCGCTTCAATCTTGAAATCGATTTCCTGACCGCGGCCAAGGGCGGCAAGACGCGCATCACCCTGCCCGAGGGTGGTACGCTGGAGGTGGCTATTCCCGAAGGCGTGCGCGACGGCCAGACGATCCGGCTGCGCGGCAAGGGCGGCAAGGGCATGGGCAAGGGCGCAGCCGGTGATGCCTATCTGACCGTCTCGGTGGCGCCGCATCCGCAGTTCGGGCGGGACGGAAACGACATCCTGGTGACCCTGCCGATCTCGATTGACGAGGCTGTGCTGGGCGGAAAGGTTCCCGTGCCCACGATCGACGGTCCGGTCAACCTGTCGATCCCGAAAGGGGCAACGACGGGGCAAAAACTGCGCCTGCGCGGTCGCGGGATCAAGGGCGGCGATCAGCATGTCGAACTGAAGATCGTCATGCCGCCCAAGATCGACGATGCGCTGGCCGAGTTCATGGCGAACTGGCGCAAGGACCACGCCTATGATCCGCGCAAGGGGGCATAG
- a CDS encoding aldo/keto reductase gives MKRVRLGGSDVEVSEICLGTMTFGNQTAEPDAHAQMDRAVEIGLSFFDCAEMYPVNPVRRETFGGSEEVIGRWLARGGSRDRVQIATKITGPTQLIRDGAPFDGKTVLDCIDRSLSRLQSDYIDLYQLHWPVRGSYAFRQNWTYDPSAQSRQETLDHMADVLEALKTARKAGKIRAAGLSNESAWGLTKWCDVATALDAPRMAAIQNEYSLLYRAYDTDLAEVAVNEDVTLLSYSPLAAGILTGKYANGNIPDKSRVAVDKSVGGMGNLGGRLTARALTAADAYADLAGQHGWDPVHMAIAWQLTRPFKVVPIVGATDTAQLQHLIDGFGRELPDELLRGINKLHRQHPMPY, from the coding sequence ATGAAGCGCGTAAGGCTGGGTGGCAGCGATGTCGAGGTCAGCGAAATCTGCCTTGGAACGATGACCTTCGGCAATCAGACGGCCGAACCGGATGCCCATGCGCAGATGGACCGGGCTGTCGAAATTGGCCTGAGTTTTTTCGACTGCGCCGAGATGTATCCGGTCAACCCGGTCCGCAGGGAAACCTTTGGCGGGTCCGAAGAGGTCATTGGCCGCTGGCTGGCCAGGGGCGGGTCGCGCGACCGCGTGCAGATCGCCACCAAGATCACCGGGCCGACCCAGTTGATCCGTGATGGCGCGCCCTTTGATGGCAAGACGGTGCTGGACTGCATCGATAGGTCCCTGTCGCGGCTGCAAAGTGATTATATCGACCTGTATCAGCTGCATTGGCCGGTCCGGGGCTCCTATGCCTTCCGGCAGAACTGGACCTATGATCCCTCGGCGCAATCCCGGCAGGAAACGCTGGATCATATGGCCGATGTGCTGGAAGCCCTGAAAACGGCGCGCAAGGCGGGCAAGATCAGGGCCGCCGGTCTGTCGAATGAAAGCGCTTGGGGGCTGACCAAGTGGTGCGATGTAGCGACGGCGCTGGATGCGCCGCGCATGGCCGCGATCCAGAACGAATATTCGCTGCTCTATCGCGCCTATGACACCGATCTTGCCGAGGTGGCGGTCAACGAAGATGTCACCCTGCTGTCCTATTCGCCCCTGGCGGCGGGTATCCTGACCGGCAAATATGCCAATGGGAACATTCCTGACAAAAGCCGCGTGGCGGTGGATAAATCCGTGGGTGGCATGGGCAATCTGGGTGGTCGCCTGACCGCCCGGGCCCTGACTGCTGCCGATGCCTATGCCGATCTGGCCGGGCAGCATGGCTGGGATCCGGTGCATATGGCCATCGCCTGGCAGCTGACCCGTCCCTTCAAGGTCGTGCCGATCGTCGGAGCTACCGATACTGCCCAGTTGCAGCATCTGATTGACGGTTTCGGCAGGGAACTGCCGGATGAACTGCTTCGCGGCATCAACAAGCTGCACCGGCAACATCCCATGCCCTATTGA
- a CDS encoding ABC transporter ATP-binding protein encodes MLNVRDLDVWFGFPPDRVDAVKQASFDVAQGESFGLVGESGSGKSTILRAIAGLIDTWSGQITVAGQQVIGRRRDRGFYKTVQMVFQDPYASLHPRHSVDSVLSEALKLQGMQDIDRRIVQLLDDVGLGRGFRFRYPHQLSGGQRQRVAIARALAAEPRLLLLDEPTSALDVSVQAEILNLLADLRAEHDLTYVMVSHDLAVVAHMCDRLAVMQHGRIVEIMSGDALRRGEGKQDYTRHLIKASAGYSRA; translated from the coding sequence ATGCTGAACGTCAGGGATCTCGACGTCTGGTTCGGCTTCCCGCCCGACCGGGTCGATGCCGTCAAACAGGCTTCCTTTGATGTCGCGCAGGGAGAAAGCTTCGGTCTCGTCGGGGAATCCGGATCGGGAAAATCCACGATCCTGCGCGCCATCGCCGGGCTGATCGACACGTGGTCCGGCCAGATCACCGTCGCGGGTCAGCAGGTCATCGGCCGCAGGCGCGACCGTGGCTTCTACAAAACCGTGCAGATGGTCTTTCAGGATCCTTATGCCAGCCTGCATCCGCGCCATTCTGTCGATTCTGTGCTCAGTGAGGCCCTGAAGCTGCAAGGCATGCAGGATATCGACCGGCGCATCGTGCAACTTCTGGACGATGTCGGGCTGGGGCGCGGTTTTCGCTTCCGCTATCCGCATCAACTGTCAGGCGGGCAGCGCCAGCGGGTGGCGATCGCGCGCGCTCTGGCGGCAGAGCCCCGGCTGCTTTTGCTGGATGAACCGACAAGCGCGCTGGACGTCAGCGTACAGGCCGAGATCCTCAATCTGCTGGCCGATCTGCGCGCCGAACATGATCTGACCTATGTGATGGTCAGCCATGACCTCGCGGTGGTGGCGCATATGTGCGACCGGCTGGCCGTCATGCAGCATGGCCGGATCGTCGAGATCATGTCGGGCGATGCCCTGCGTCGTGGCGAGGGCAAGCAGGATTATACCAGGCATCTGATCAAGGCCTCGGCGGGATATTCCCGGGCCTGA
- a CDS encoding ABC transporter ATP-binding protein → MTDPLLSVRNLCVTFPTRQGVFEAVRGVSFDLGRERLGVVGESGSGKSMTGRSLLGLVRPPGQVQADRMEFHGRAILNLPERQMRKIRGSRISMVMQDPKFSLNPVMKIGNQIMEAYRLHAGGGKDAARQKALEMLEAVQIRDPERVMETYPHEVSGGMGQRIMIAMMLAPDPEILIADEPTSALDVSVRTEVLNIMDRLVRDRGMGLIFISHDLNLVAQFCDRVLIMYAGRIVETLAAQDLHEARHPYTRGLLNSLPRLDAPVDRLPVLTRQDNWRDGDPLTDSLETEFPGGL, encoded by the coding sequence ATGACCGATCCCCTGCTGTCTGTTCGAAACCTGTGCGTGACATTCCCGACCCGCCAAGGGGTATTCGAGGCCGTGCGCGGGGTCAGCTTCGATCTTGGTCGCGAAAGGTTGGGCGTGGTGGGCGAATCCGGTTCGGGAAAATCCATGACGGGGCGCTCCCTTCTGGGTCTGGTCCGCCCGCCCGGACAGGTGCAGGCCGACCGGATGGAGTTTCACGGCCGCGCGATCCTCAATCTTCCCGAACGGCAGATGCGCAAGATCCGCGGCAGCCGTATCAGCATGGTGATGCAGGATCCGAAATTCAGCCTCAACCCGGTGATGAAGATCGGCAACCAGATCATGGAAGCCTATCGCCTGCATGCCGGCGGCGGCAAGGATGCGGCACGGCAAAAGGCGCTGGAAATGCTCGAGGCCGTGCAGATCCGCGATCCCGAACGCGTCATGGAGACCTACCCGCATGAGGTTTCAGGCGGCATGGGACAGCGTATCATGATCGCCATGATGCTGGCGCCGGACCCGGAAATCCTGATCGCCGATGAACCGACCTCGGCCCTTGACGTCTCGGTGCGCACCGAGGTGCTGAACATCATGGACAGGCTGGTGCGCGATCGCGGCATGGGGCTGATCTTCATCAGCCATGACCTCAATCTGGTCGCGCAGTTCTGCGACCGTGTGCTGATCATGTATGCGGGTCGTATCGTCGAAACCCTGGCGGCACAGGATCTGCATGAGGCCCGCCACCCCTATACGCGCGGTCTGCTGAACAGCCTGCCACGCCTTGACGCACCGGTGGATCGCCTGCCTGTCCTGACACGACAGGACAACTGGCGCGACGGTGACCCGCTGACGGATAGCCTTGAAACCGAATTTCCCGGAGGCTTGTGA
- the nikC gene encoding nickel transporter permease has product MTRRQWLLSDAPQTRRQARLGALYQGWLTFRANKLAMLGLIILIILITMALFAPWLAPQDPYAQDLAGRLQPPSRAHWLGTDALGRDILSRLIHGSRITLFIVGTVALIAPIIGLFIGTVAGFSGGWVDQVLMRITDIFLAFPKLILALAFVAALGASIGNAVLALALTAWPPYARLARAETLTIRNADYISAARLQGAGPMRLLIRHIWPLCVSSLIVRVALDMAGIILSAAGLGFLGLGAQPPMPEWGAMISDGRTYILDFWWVAAMPGLAIFIVSLAFNLLGDGLRDVLDPKGARE; this is encoded by the coding sequence ATGACCAGACGCCAATGGCTGCTGTCGGACGCCCCGCAAACGCGCAGGCAGGCCCGGCTCGGGGCGCTCTATCAGGGGTGGCTGACCTTTCGCGCCAACAAGCTGGCGATGCTGGGCCTGATCATCCTGATCATCCTGATCACCATGGCGCTATTCGCCCCATGGCTGGCACCGCAGGATCCCTATGCCCAGGATCTTGCCGGGCGCCTGCAGCCACCTTCGCGCGCGCATTGGCTTGGCACGGACGCATTGGGGCGCGATATCTTGTCGCGCCTGATCCACGGCTCGCGCATCACCCTGTTCATCGTCGGCACGGTGGCACTGATCGCACCCATCATCGGCCTGTTCATCGGCACCGTCGCGGGGTTTTCCGGCGGCTGGGTCGACCAGGTCCTGATGCGGATCACCGATATCTTTCTGGCCTTCCCCAAGCTGATCCTCGCGCTGGCCTTCGTGGCCGCGCTTGGTGCCAGCATCGGCAACGCCGTGCTGGCGCTGGCACTGACAGCATGGCCCCCCTATGCCCGCCTTGCCCGGGCCGAGACCCTGACCATCCGCAATGCCGATTACATCTCGGCCGCCCGCTTGCAGGGGGCTGGTCCCATGCGGCTGCTGATCCGCCATATCTGGCCGCTTTGCGTCAGTTCGCTGATCGTGCGGGTGGCCCTGGACATGGCCGGGATCATCCTTTCGGCAGCGGGGCTGGGCTTTCTGGGGCTGGGGGCGCAGCCGCCGATGCCTGAATGGGGGGCCATGATCTCGGACGGGCGCACATATATCCTCGATTTCTGGTGGGTGGCGGCCATGCCGGGGCTGGCCATCTTCATCGTCAGCCTTGCCTTCAACCTGCTGGGGGACGGGCTGCGCGATGTTCTTGATCCGAAAGGAGCCAGGGAATGA
- a CDS encoding ABC transporter permease, with the protein MAGTVLSLVLTLLGLLLVTFIIGRVMPIDPVLKVVGDRASQAQYDAAYQAMGLDKPLYIQFIGYIGDVLGGDFGRSISTGQLVIDDIKRVFPATLELAALGTLIGVCAGVPLGVIAAARRGGIIDQVARVVALVGYSMPIFWLGLMGLLLFYGILGWVGGPGRQGIIYDGMLPSVTGLVLVDSLLARDWAAFKDAFSHIILPASLLGYFSLAYISRMTRSFMLEQLSAEYITTARVKGLSETAVIWRHAFRNIAIPLVTVIALSFGSLLEGSVLTEIIFSWPGLGQYITKSLLAGDMNAVLGGTVVVGTCFIALNLLSDLLYRVLDPRSK; encoded by the coding sequence ATTGCCGGAACAGTGCTTTCTCTTGTGCTGACTTTGCTGGGGCTGCTGCTGGTCACCTTCATCATCGGGCGGGTCATGCCGATCGACCCGGTGCTGAAGGTGGTGGGCGACCGTGCCAGCCAGGCACAATACGACGCGGCCTATCAGGCGATGGGCCTGGACAAGCCGCTCTACATCCAGTTCATCGGATATATCGGCGATGTCCTTGGCGGAGATTTCGGACGCTCGATCTCGACGGGGCAGTTGGTGATCGATGACATCAAGCGCGTGTTTCCCGCGACATTGGAACTGGCCGCGCTAGGCACGCTGATAGGTGTCTGTGCCGGTGTGCCTCTTGGGGTGATCGCCGCCGCGCGTCGTGGCGGCATCATCGATCAGGTCGCCCGCGTCGTGGCACTGGTCGGATATTCCATGCCGATCTTCTGGCTGGGGCTGATGGGGCTGCTGTTGTTTTACGGCATCCTTGGCTGGGTTGGCGGACCGGGGCGTCAGGGCATCATCTATGACGGGATGCTGCCATCGGTGACCGGTCTGGTGCTTGTCGATTCCCTGCTGGCCCGAGACTGGGCCGCCTTCAAGGATGCCTTCAGCCATATCATTCTGCCCGCCAGCCTTCTTGGCTATTTCAGCCTGGCCTATATCAGCCGGATGACCCGCAGCTTCATGCTGGAACAGCTGAGCGCGGAATATATCACCACCGCCCGCGTCAAGGGCCTGTCGGAAACCGCGGTGATCTGGCGTCACGCCTTTCGCAATATTGCGATTCCGCTGGTTACGGTGATCGCGCTGTCCTTTGGTTCTCTGCTGGAAGGATCAGTGCTGACCGAGATCATCTTCAGCTGGCCCGGACTGGGACAATATATCACCAAATCCCTGCTGGCCGGAGATATGAATGCCGTTCTTGGGGGCACGGTGGTGGTGGGCACCTGCTTTATCGCCCTGAATCTTCTCAGCGATCTGCTCTATCGCGTTCTGGACCCGAGGTCGAAATGA
- a CDS encoding ABC transporter substrate-binding protein produces the protein MKHLLTPRALLLASAIALAPAAYAETPADTLVVAAAIDDIISLDPAQTFEFSGNDVNNNTYDRLVDFDPLDMDKGFQPSLAESWEVSEDGLSITFTIRDGVTFHSGNPVRAEDAAWSLQRVVKLNKTPAFILTQFGFTPENVEEKITFDGNKLTLTLDQPYAPTFVLNCLTADVASVIDKETVMSHAEGDDLGNTWLNTNEAGSGAFTLAAWQPNQAVQLAAYEDYWQGAPAMKRIVVRNVAESSAQRLLLEKGDIDAARNLTPTDVESLSSTDGVKIQDEPRGRILYMGLNQKDELLSNPAVIEAMKYLVDYEGITNSFLKGMFMTHQSFLPKGYLGALEEQPWTYDVEKAKQILADAGIEGGTITTKVRDLREYVDVAQALQASMAQAGLTLNIEQMTGAQVLDAYRAREVPIFLGEWGPDYSDPNTNAATFAYNPDNSDEARATGLLAWRNAYAVPEEMNEATVAATLEQDGEKRAQMYMDIQRQYQAEAPIVPLFQRIENTGLQENVQNWNSGGAVASVIYRQVTKGE, from the coding sequence ATGAAACATCTTCTGACACCGCGCGCGCTGTTGCTGGCCTCGGCGATTGCGCTTGCTCCGGCCGCCTATGCTGAAACGCCCGCCGATACGCTGGTCGTGGCTGCCGCCATTGACGACATCATCAGCCTTGATCCGGCGCAGACCTTTGAATTCTCGGGCAATGACGTCAACAACAACACCTATGACCGGCTGGTCGATTTCGATCCGCTGGATATGGACAAGGGCTTTCAACCCTCGCTGGCAGAAAGCTGGGAGGTGTCCGAGGATGGCCTGTCGATCACCTTCACCATCCGCGATGGCGTAACCTTCCACTCGGGCAATCCGGTGCGGGCCGAGGATGCGGCATGGTCGCTGCAACGCGTCGTCAAGCTGAACAAGACACCGGCCTTCATCCTGACGCAATTCGGCTTTACCCCCGAGAACGTCGAGGAAAAGATCACCTTTGACGGCAACAAGCTGACGCTGACGCTGGATCAGCCCTATGCGCCGACCTTCGTGCTGAACTGCCTGACCGCCGATGTCGCCAGCGTCATCGACAAGGAAACGGTGATGAGCCATGCCGAAGGCGATGATCTGGGCAATACCTGGCTGAACACCAATGAGGCCGGTTCGGGTGCCTTTACCCTGGCGGCGTGGCAACCCAATCAGGCGGTGCAACTGGCCGCCTATGAGGATTACTGGCAGGGTGCCCCGGCGATGAAACGCATCGTCGTGCGCAATGTCGCGGAATCCAGTGCGCAACGCCTGCTGCTGGAAAAAGGCGATATCGATGCGGCGCGCAACCTGACGCCCACCGATGTCGAATCCTTGTCCAGCACCGATGGCGTGAAAATTCAGGACGAGCCGCGCGGTCGGATTCTGTATATGGGTCTGAACCAGAAGGATGAGCTTCTGTCCAACCCCGCCGTGATCGAGGCGATGAAATATCTGGTCGATTACGAGGGCATCACCAACAGCTTCCTGAAGGGCATGTTCATGACCCATCAGTCCTTCCTGCCCAAGGGATATCTGGGTGCGCTGGAGGAACAGCCCTGGACCTATGATGTCGAAAAGGCCAAGCAGATCCTTGCAGATGCCGGGATCGAGGGCGGCACCATCACGACCAAGGTTCGTGATCTGCGCGAATATGTGGATGTGGCGCAGGCCTTGCAGGCATCGATGGCACAGGCCGGGCTGACGCTGAATATCGAACAGATGACCGGCGCGCAGGTGCTGGATGCCTATCGTGCTCGCGAAGTGCCCATCTTCCTTGGCGAATGGGGGCCGGATTATTCGGATCCCAACACCAATGCAGCGACCTTTGCCTATAATCCCGACAACAGCGACGAGGCCCGCGCGACCGGCCTGCTGGCATGGCGCAACGCCTATGCCGTGCCCGAGGAAATGAACGAGGCCACCGTTGCCGCGACTCTGGAACAGGATGGCGAGAAACGCGCCCAGATGTATATGGACATCCAGCGCCAGTATCAGGCCGAGGCCCCGATCGTGCCGCTGTTCCAGCGTATCGAGAATACCGGCCTGCAGGAAAACGTGCAGAACTGGAACTCGGGCGGAGCCGTGGCCTCGGTGATCTATCGTCAGGTTACCAAGGGCGAATAG
- a CDS encoding CaiB/BaiF CoA transferase family protein: MAEAPLKGLKVVELARILAGPWIGQTLADLGAEVIKIEAPEGDDTRRWGPPFIERPCADGSTETVAAYFHAANRGKRSVTCDFRDKADLDRLIGLIDQADVVIENFKLGGLKRYGLDYDSLSARNPGLVYASITGFGQDGPRAAQPGYDFLIQGMTGIMDLTGDPEGEPQKVGVAWIDIFTGLYGVVAVQAALAERARSGMGQHLDLSLMDCGVAVLANQATNYLLGGKVPHRLGNAHPNIVPYQLFPASDGQMIIACGNDRQFAMLCAALGLDDLASDADYATNPARVANRERLIPILADATRRSSRAELIAALEKAGVPAGPVNDVAEALADPQVAARGMRIAPEGIAGLRTPIRFSRSPLTVERAAPALGGGSWSFEAD; the protein is encoded by the coding sequence TTGGCTGAGGCTCCGCTGAAAGGACTGAAGGTCGTCGAACTGGCGCGCATTCTGGCCGGTCCCTGGATCGGTCAGACATTGGCCGATCTGGGCGCCGAGGTCATCAAGATCGAGGCTCCCGAAGGTGACGACACCCGCCGCTGGGGGCCACCTTTCATCGAACGCCCCTGCGCAGATGGCAGTACCGAAACCGTGGCCGCCTATTTCCACGCGGCCAATCGCGGCAAACGCTCGGTCACCTGCGATTTCAGGGACAAGGCCGATCTGGATCGGCTGATCGGGCTGATCGATCAGGCCGATGTGGTGATCGAGAATTTCAAGCTGGGCGGGTTGAAGCGATACGGGCTGGACTATGACAGCCTGTCTGCGCGCAATCCCGGCCTGGTCTATGCCTCGATCACCGGCTTTGGTCAGGATGGCCCGCGTGCGGCGCAGCCGGGCTATGATTTCCTGATTCAGGGCATGACGGGAATCATGGATCTGACCGGCGATCCCGAGGGCGAGCCCCAGAAGGTCGGCGTGGCCTGGATCGACATCTTCACCGGACTGTATGGCGTTGTCGCCGTGCAGGCAGCGTTGGCCGAAAGGGCGCGATCGGGCATGGGGCAGCATCTCGACCTGTCGCTGATGGATTGTGGCGTTGCCGTGCTGGCCAATCAGGCAACCAACTACCTGCTGGGCGGCAAGGTGCCCCATCGGCTGGGCAATGCACATCCCAATATCGTGCCCTATCAGCTGTTCCCGGCCAGCGACGGTCAAATGATCATCGCCTGTGGCAATGACCGTCAGTTCGCGATGCTCTGCGCGGCGCTGGGGCTGGATGACCTTGCAAGCGATGCCGACTATGCGACCAACCCCGCGCGTGTCGCCAATCGCGAACGGCTGATCCCGATTCTGGCCGATGCCACCCGGCGCAGCAGTCGCGCCGAACTGATCGCCGCGCTGGAAAAGGCCGGGGTTCCGGCGGGGCCGGTGAATGACGTGGCCGAGGCGTTGGCCGACCCCCAGGTTGCGGCACGCGGTATGCGGATCGCGCCCGAAGGCATTGCCGGGCTGCGAACCCCGATCCGCTTTTCGCGCAGCCCGCTGACGGTGGAACGCGCCGCCCCCGCATTGGGTGGCGGAAGCTGGAGTTTCGAGGCCGACTGA
- a CDS encoding acyl-CoA dehydrogenase: MSTKSHKGAAFTWDDPFLLSDQLTEEERMIRDSAAAFAAESLAPRVQDAYMDEHTDPEIFREMGAAGMLGVTVAEEYGGVGASYVSYGLVAREIERIDSGYRSMASVQSSLVMFPIEAYGSEEQKQKYLPRLASGEFIGCFGLTEPDAGSDPGGMKTRARKTEGGYVLNGSKMWISNAPIADVFVVWAKSEAHGGKVRGFVLEKGMKGLSAPKIGGKLSLRASITGEIVMEDVEVGEDALLPNIEGMGGPFGCLNRARYGISWGVMGAAEDCWFRARQYGLDRHQFNKPLAATQLFQKKLADMQTEIALGLQASLRVGRLFDEGRFAPEMISIVKRNNCGKALDIARMARDMHGGNGIQVEYHVMRHAQNLETVNTYEGTHDVHALILGRAQTGLQAFG, encoded by the coding sequence ATGTCCACGAAATCGCACAAGGGCGCCGCCTTCACCTGGGACGACCCGTTCCTGCTGAGCGACCAGCTGACCGAAGAAGAGCGCATGATCCGCGACAGCGCGGCGGCCTTTGCGGCTGAAAGCCTCGCGCCGCGGGTGCAGGACGCCTATATGGATGAACACACCGACCCCGAGATCTTCCGTGAAATGGGCGCTGCGGGCATGCTGGGCGTGACCGTGGCCGAGGAATATGGTGGCGTCGGGGCCTCTTATGTGTCCTATGGCCTTGTTGCGCGCGAAATCGAGCGGATCGACAGCGGCTATCGCAGCATGGCCTCGGTCCAGTCCTCGCTGGTGATGTTCCCGATCGAAGCCTATGGCAGCGAAGAGCAGAAGCAGAAATATCTGCCCAGGCTGGCCTCGGGCGAGTTCATCGGCTGCTTTGGCCTGACCGAGCCCGATGCCGGATCCGATCCCGGCGGCATGAAGACCCGCGCCAGGAAGACCGAGGGCGGCTATGTGCTGAACGGTTCGAAGATGTGGATTTCGAATGCACCCATCGCGGATGTCTTCGTGGTCTGGGCCAAGTCCGAAGCCCATGGCGGCAAGGTGCGCGGCTTCGTGCTGGAAAAGGGCATGAAGGGTCTGTCCGCGCCCAAGATCGGCGGCAAGCTGTCGCTGCGTGCCTCGATCACCGGCGAGATCGTGATGGAGGATGTCGAGGTCGGCGAAGACGCGCTGTTGCCCAATATCGAAGGCATGGGCGGGCCCTTCGGCTGTCTGAACCGCGCGCGCTATGGCATCAGCTGGGGCGTGATGGGGGCGGCCGAGGACTGTTGGTTCCGCGCCCGGCAATACGGTCTGGACCGCCATCAGTTCAACAAGCCGCTGGCCGCCACACAGTTGTTCCAGAAAAAGCTGGCCGACATGCAGACCGAGATCGCGCTTGGCCTGCAGGCCTCTCTGCGTGTGGGGCGGCTGTTTGACGAAGGCCGTTTCGCGCCCGAGATGATTTCCATCGTCAAGCGGAACAATTGCGGCAAGGCGCTGGATATCGCCCGCATGGCCCGCGACATGCACGGCGGCAATGGCATTCAGGTCGAATATCATGTCATGCGCCACGCCCAGAACCTCGAGACGGTGAACACCTACGAGGGCACGCATGATGTTCACGCGCTGATCCTTGGTCGCGCTCAGACGGGGTTGCAGGCTTTTGGCTGA
- a CDS encoding LysR family transcriptional regulator: MRQRRFLPNLSLLLAFDAVMRNGSVTAAAHDLSLTQSTVSRLIQTLEAQLGQVLFTRHRKRLIPTEAAQRYFREISNALDIVQRASMSVIANPDGGALSLAVLPTFGTRWLAPRLPDFMSANPGISINLSTRFTRFNFDTEPFDAMMCFGQDDWPEASHMKLFDEKMTACVSADFLQRHPIHHAEDLHDCLLLQLETRPTAWNAWFKGQSAPPPPVSNAMLMDQFSMMIQAAISGIGVALLPDYLARIEIAQGRLHPVLREAVPGPGAYWLVWPQAKDDFGPLRAFRQWISSSLAQQEP, translated from the coding sequence ATGCGCCAAAGACGCTTTCTGCCCAATCTCAGCCTGCTGCTGGCTTTCGATGCGGTGATGCGCAACGGGTCGGTCACGGCAGCCGCCCATGACCTGTCACTGACCCAAAGCACGGTCAGCCGCCTGATCCAGACGCTGGAGGCCCAATTGGGTCAGGTTCTGTTCACCCGCCACCGCAAGCGGCTGATCCCGACCGAGGCTGCCCAACGCTATTTCCGTGAAATCTCGAATGCGCTGGATATCGTGCAGCGGGCCAGCATGTCGGTCATTGCCAATCCCGATGGCGGCGCGCTGTCGCTGGCGGTCCTGCCGACATTCGGCACCCGGTGGTTGGCACCGCGCCTGCCCGACTTCATGTCGGCCAATCCCGGCATCTCGATCAATCTTTCGACCCGTTTCACGCGGTTCAATTTCGACACCGAGCCGTTTGACGCGATGATGTGCTTTGGGCAGGACGACTGGCCCGAAGCCAGCCACATGAAGCTGTTCGACGAAAAGATGACAGCCTGTGTTTCTGCGGATTTTCTGCAACGCCACCCGATCCACCACGCCGAGGATCTGCATGATTGCCTGCTGTTGCAGCTGGAGACCCGCCCGACGGCATGGAACGCCTGGTTCAAGGGACAGTCCGCCCCGCCCCCGCCGGTGTCCAACGCCATGCTGATGGATCAGTTTTCCATGATGATCCAGGCCGCGATTTCCGGCATCGGCGTTGCACTGCTGCCCGATTATCTGGCCCGGATCGAGATCGCACAGGGCCGTCTGCACCCGGTGTTGCGCGAGGCGGTCCCCGGACCCGGAGCCTATTGGCTGGTCTGGCCTCAGGCCAAGGATGACTTCGGGCCGCTGCGCGCCTTCCGGCAGTGGATCTCGTCCAGCCTGGCGCAGCAGGAGCCATAG